In Egicoccus sp. AB-alg2, the following are encoded in one genomic region:
- a CDS encoding NAD(P)-dependent oxidoreductase — MTVVVVSSRSFGSGCADPEARLREAGVEVRRIPSDHDLARCGPQLADADGWIAGTGPIRGEHLRAAPRLRLVARYGVGVDSVDRAEAAARGVLVTNTPGANTRAVAEHTLALLLGALRHVVAGDRAVRAGDWAPRRGRELADCRVGIVGYGAIGRAVGRLVAAFGAEVAAHDPWVTDADVDLVDLDTLAASCDVLSLHAPAGDRPLVDTALLGRMRPGAVLVNTARGGLVDEAAVATALRDGRLAGFAADVLADEHGASSPLFDAPNVTVTPHVAGQTVQAIDRMGAAAADECLRVLVEGRPPRHPVPPPRAEE; from the coding sequence ATGACCGTGGTCGTGGTCTCGTCGCGGTCGTTCGGGTCAGGTTGCGCGGACCCGGAGGCGCGCCTGCGCGAGGCCGGTGTCGAGGTGCGCCGGATCCCGTCCGACCACGATCTCGCCAGGTGCGGGCCACAACTCGCGGACGCCGACGGCTGGATCGCCGGGACCGGCCCGATCCGAGGCGAGCACCTGCGGGCCGCCCCACGGCTGCGGCTGGTCGCCCGCTACGGCGTCGGCGTCGACAGCGTCGACCGCGCCGAGGCCGCGGCCCGTGGCGTCCTCGTCACCAACACGCCAGGAGCGAACACCCGGGCGGTCGCCGAGCACACCCTTGCTCTGCTGCTCGGCGCACTCCGCCACGTCGTGGCGGGCGACCGGGCGGTTCGGGCCGGCGACTGGGCGCCGCGCCGCGGCCGCGAGCTGGCCGACTGCCGGGTCGGGATCGTCGGGTACGGCGCCATCGGGCGGGCCGTCGGGCGGCTGGTCGCCGCCTTCGGCGCCGAGGTCGCCGCGCACGACCCCTGGGTGACCGACGCCGACGTCGACCTGGTGGACCTCGACACGCTGGCGGCCAGCTGCGACGTGCTGAGCCTGCACGCACCGGCCGGGGACCGTCCACTGGTCGACACGGCGCTGCTCGGCCGGATGCGGCCCGGCGCCGTGTTGGTGAACACCGCCCGTGGCGGCCTGGTGGACGAGGCGGCGGTCGCGACCGCGCTCCGCGACGGCCGGCTCGCCGGGTTCGCCGCGGACGTCCTCGCCGACGAGCACGGCGCCAGCAGCCCCCTCTTCGACGCCCCCAACGTGACCGTCACGCCGCACGTGGCCGGGCAGACCGTGCAGGCGATCGACCGCATGGGTGCGGCGGCCGCCGACGAGTGCCTGCGGGTGCTCGTCGAGGGACGCCCCCCGCGCCATCCCGTCCCGCCGCCCCGAGCCGAGGAGTGA
- a CDS encoding shikimate dehydrogenase gives MSQSDRRQTFGFVGVTATRSSINRVFPRWADVLGLGEVVFDPIDLDVDVDSAAYREVVGRMAQDPGYRGALVTTHKVRLLEACRDLFDELDPYAELLGEVSCIASSDGRLRGSAKDPITSGQSLADFVPAGHFERTGGHVLCLGAGGAGLAITVHLLTGAPACGRPDRVVLVNRGEARLEECRRVLTQLDVLDRVDLVANSDVEVDDDLCAELPDGSLVVNATGMGKDRPGSPISDAAVFPRDGLVWELNYRGDLDFLHQARAQQQGRNLTVEDGWRYFVYGWSAVVADVFGLDLDAATLARLSDEAAVVRS, from the coding sequence ATGTCGCAGTCGGACCGTCGCCAGACCTTCGGTTTCGTCGGCGTGACCGCCACGCGGTCGTCGATCAACCGGGTGTTCCCGCGATGGGCCGACGTTCTCGGGCTGGGCGAGGTGGTGTTCGACCCGATCGACCTCGACGTCGACGTGGACTCGGCGGCCTACCGCGAGGTGGTCGGCCGGATGGCGCAGGACCCCGGCTACCGCGGGGCGCTGGTCACGACGCACAAGGTGCGTCTGCTCGAGGCGTGCCGCGACCTGTTCGACGAGCTCGACCCGTACGCCGAGCTGCTCGGCGAAGTGTCCTGCATCGCGTCGAGCGACGGGCGGCTGCGTGGCTCGGCCAAGGACCCGATCACGTCGGGGCAGTCGCTCGCGGACTTCGTCCCGGCCGGTCATTTCGAGCGCACCGGCGGTCACGTGCTGTGCCTCGGGGCCGGCGGCGCCGGACTGGCGATCACGGTCCACCTGCTGACGGGGGCGCCCGCCTGCGGACGCCCGGACCGTGTCGTCCTGGTCAACCGCGGCGAAGCGCGCCTCGAGGAGTGCCGTCGCGTGCTGACGCAGCTCGACGTCCTCGACCGTGTGGACCTGGTCGCCAACTCCGACGTCGAGGTCGACGACGACCTGTGCGCCGAGTTGCCCGACGGGTCCCTGGTCGTGAACGCGACCGGCATGGGCAAGGACCGCCCGGGGTCGCCGATCAGCGACGCCGCCGTCTTCCCCCGCGACGGGCTGGTGTGGGAGCTCAACTACCGGGGCGACCTCGACTTCCTCCATCAGGCCCGTGCCCAGCAGCAGGGCCGCAACCTCACGGTCGAGGACGGCTGGCGCTACTTCGTGTACGGCTGGTCGGCCGTGGTCGCCGACGTGTTCGGGCTCGACCTCGACGCCGCGACCCTCGCGCGGCTCTCCGACGAGGCGGCGGTGGTCCGCTCGTGA
- a CDS encoding cupin domain-containing protein yields MRTTRFDATPDGGVRVVVDEAPAFAPMPDWNGETLNGVRLHEIERRGDIELQLVEIAAGGSFVMHASPKLAFCHVVRGAGRLGLPGGESLAYRGPETYVFHPGALHDWHDVEEDTLLAVAIVPDAT; encoded by the coding sequence ATGAGGACCACCCGCTTCGACGCCACGCCGGACGGCGGCGTCCGCGTCGTCGTCGACGAGGCGCCCGCGTTCGCGCCGATGCCCGACTGGAACGGCGAAACGTTGAACGGGGTGCGCCTGCACGAGATTGAGCGGCGCGGCGACATCGAGCTGCAGCTGGTAGAGATCGCCGCCGGCGGCTCCTTCGTCATGCACGCCAGCCCGAAGCTCGCCTTCTGCCACGTCGTGCGTGGTGCCGGCCGGCTCGGGCTGCCGGGCGGCGAGTCGCTGGCCTACCGCGGCCCCGAGACCTACGTCTTCCACCCCGGCGCCCTCCACGACTGGCACGACGTCGAGGAGGACACCCTCCTGGCCGTTGCGATCGTGCCGGACGCGACGTGA
- a CDS encoding UTRA domain-containing protein, with amino-acid sequence MTDTVADGGTIDRTSPTPLYHQLEQILRTDIQGGVYAPGDLLPSENEICERYDVSRSVVRQTLQNLARAGFIHTERGRGSFVVESKVSERFVQQAAGFYEDLTRMGLEVTTEVVRQGIAPVPLEVREFLGVDSAVRIDRVRSVDGRRLLYVTTYIPVERCPGLEAHDLTDRSLYAHLEEAYGLRVHSGRRSIEAVPAEEDAAEHLGIPPGAPVLLLRSASRSEDGQPLEWFAAWHRADRTRFEVEIVDGKAAQPVQQTVIAAATPPIPATAETDVRDGFRQHLERERVIAVVRAPSYGDGAAVAGGLLDGGVSIVEFTLTGTNALQAIEQARAGVPDALIGAGSVLTLEDARRAVEAGAQFLVSPARLRELVSVDLGVPVVLAGYTPSEVLEAYRLTRGSPVKVFPASAGGPGYLRALAAPMPKVPLMPSGGVDETNLAEFLAAGAFALNLGSSLCPVPAVVEGDAAQLRRRATTVRARVDEALG; translated from the coding sequence ATGACCGACACGGTTGCCGACGGCGGCACGATCGACCGGACCTCCCCGACGCCGCTCTACCACCAACTCGAGCAGATCCTGCGCACCGACATCCAGGGCGGGGTGTACGCCCCCGGTGACCTGCTGCCGTCCGAGAACGAGATCTGCGAGCGCTACGACGTGTCCCGGTCCGTCGTGCGCCAGACGCTGCAGAACCTGGCCCGCGCCGGCTTCATCCACACCGAGCGTGGCCGCGGCAGCTTCGTCGTGGAGAGCAAGGTGTCCGAACGCTTCGTCCAGCAGGCGGCGGGGTTCTACGAGGACCTGACCCGGATGGGACTGGAGGTGACCACCGAGGTCGTGCGCCAGGGGATCGCACCGGTGCCGCTCGAAGTGCGCGAGTTCCTGGGCGTCGACAGCGCCGTGCGCATCGATCGCGTGCGCTCGGTCGACGGCCGGCGGTTGCTCTACGTCACGACGTACATCCCCGTCGAGCGCTGCCCGGGTCTGGAGGCGCACGATCTCACCGACCGCTCGCTCTACGCCCACCTCGAGGAGGCCTACGGCTTGCGCGTCCACTCGGGACGCCGCTCCATCGAGGCGGTGCCCGCCGAGGAGGACGCCGCCGAACACCTCGGGATCCCGCCCGGCGCCCCGGTGCTGCTGCTCCGATCGGCGAGCCGCTCCGAGGACGGGCAGCCGCTGGAGTGGTTCGCCGCCTGGCACCGGGCCGACCGGACCCGGTTCGAGGTCGAGATCGTCGACGGCAAGGCGGCCCAGCCGGTCCAGCAGACGGTCATCGCCGCGGCGACACCGCCCATCCCGGCCACGGCCGAGACCGACGTCCGCGACGGCTTCCGGCAGCACCTCGAGCGCGAACGCGTCATCGCCGTCGTGCGCGCGCCGTCGTACGGGGACGGGGCGGCGGTGGCCGGCGGGCTCCTTGACGGTGGGGTGTCGATCGTCGAGTTCACGCTCACGGGCACCAACGCGCTCCAGGCCATCGAACAGGCTCGGGCCGGCGTGCCGGACGCCCTGATCGGGGCCGGCTCCGTGCTGACGCTGGAGGACGCCCGCCGCGCGGTCGAGGCGGGAGCGCAGTTCCTCGTTTCGCCGGCACGGCTGCGGGAACTGGTCAGCGTGGACCTCGGCGTGCCGGTCGTGCTGGCCGGCTACACCCCGTCGGAGGTGCTGGAGGCCTACCGCCTCACCCGGGGGTCGCCGGTCAAGGTGTTCCCCGCATCCGCGGGCGGGCCCGGCTACCTGCGGGCGCTCGCCGCACCGATGCCGAAGGTCCCGTTGATGCCCTCGGGCGGCGTCGACGAGACGAACCTGGCCGAGTTCCTCGCCGCCGGCGCGTTCGCGTTGAACCTCGGCTCCTCGCTGTGCCCGGTGCCCGCCGTCGTCGAGGGTGACGCCGCCCAGCTGCGACGCCGGGCGACGACCGTGCGGGCCCGGGTCGACGAGGCCCTGGGATGA